The following nucleotide sequence is from Pandoraea thiooxydans.
TGCAGCGTCAGCGTCGCCTGCTGCTCCAACGTCTTCATGCCCACGAACTTCGTTCCAGGTTGCTGAATAGCCAGCCAGATCGCACGTGCGTCCGTCGCGTCGGTCTTGTTGCCGCAGACAAACGGCCTTACTGCCTTGGCGTGGATGAGTCGTACGCTGTGACCCAGCGCCTTGAACTTGCGTGCCCAGTAGTGCGCACCACCGCACGCCTCAATGCCGATCAAGCAGGACTGACGGTTTGCGAAATACTCCAGCACCTTCGCACGCTTGATCTGCTGGTTAATGATTTCGCCAGTGTCCATGTCCACCGTGTGTAGCTGGAAAACGCTCTTGGCAATGTCCACCCCAAAGACCTGCTGGCCGTCGATCAAGCCGATGATTTGCCCAGCTCCCATGCTTGCTTTACGATTCATGTCGGACCCTCGATGGTGTTTGTGAAGACCTCGGTCTATCACACCCTGGGCACCTTGATGCCGTATCCATTCGAGGGTCCACCTTGCGATCGCCGCAAGACAACTCCACAGAACAGCCACGTTCTTCATCTCCGTACTCCAGTCCCAGTTTCAATCCCCGTAGGGAGGGAGGCATCCATTACATCTCCGAAAGCTATTGCCATCCGGCGCAATGGGCTCGCCACGGCTGCGCGCGGCGGCCCCGCCAAGCATAGCAGGGGCGCAGCCTGGCGGGTAAAGCGCGCGCGCCAATGCGCCGGCCCCCTGCGCGGCAAGACAGCGGCGGGTGCATTGACGGAGCAAGGCGGCGTCAAGATGAATCCGAATGGCCATGCCGTGCAGTCTAGCGGAGGAAGCCCGGAATTTTTGTTACACGGCCTTGGCGAGAAATTACGAACCGTTACAGCGAAGCTGCCGTGTCACGGCGTATCGGTGGTGCGGGGATGCGACGGGGAGTGGCGAGGAGTGGCGAGGAGTGGCGAGGGGCAAAGCGCGGCCGCGCCGCCCCCGGGTGCGGCAGGGCCGTGTCAGGCCTTGCGGTGCGCGTCGGCGTCGAGCGCCTGTTCGGCCGCCGCGCCGACCAGGCCGCGGTAATACAGATGCGCGCCGATCGCGAGCGAATCGTTGCGGATTTCCTGGAACGCTTTCCACGCCTTGACCGGGTCCTTGAACAGCAGGTAATGCGCCTCGCGCGCGATCAGCGTGGCGACTTCGTGCAGGCCGTGCCCGTGCAGCACGTTGACGAGCGCATCGAGGCTGTGGTGGGTGCGCGCGTCGGTGCGCGGATACAGCATATGCAGCACGGCGACCTGCTGCGTGGCCAGCGCGGCGGACAACGCCATGACGATGTCCTGGTGGTTCAGGGCGGTAACGACGCTGTCGGTGGCGTGGTCATGCTCGGGGAACAGCGTTTCAAGGGAGGCATTCATCGGGGATCTTCCTGCGTATCGCGTAAGCGTAATGATGGGAAGGCACCGGCCGCCGACAAACTGCGGCGGGCGAGCCAAGCGATGGAAAACACTCAACGGCGCCCAACCGTGCGATGCAGGGCATTTGCCCCCCTGACATCCGGCCCTGGCGCATCACATCGAACCTGCGCCGGCACGCGTCGAGCTCGAATTATATCGGCTGAAGAGAATTTTCGTGCGGTGCAGCATCGCGCCCCTCGTGGCGGCGCCACTCGCCCGGGGTCATGCCGGTGCGTTGCGTGAAGGCGCGCCGGAATGCCGCCACCGATTGGTAGCCGACGATTTCCGCCACCGCCTCGGTGGACAGCGCCGGCTTTTTCAGCGCGTTGGCGGCCAGGCTCATGCGCAAGTCGGTCAACAGATCGCTGGCCGAGCGGCCGACCTTGTCCTGGAAATGGCGGGCGAGCGTGGCGCGCGACATGTGACAGCGTTGCGCCAGTTCGGGCAGGGTCCATGGATGCGCGGGGTCGTCGAACATCGCCGTGAGCGCGGGCGCCAGGCGCGGCTGGCCGGCCAGCGCCAGCAGCCCGAGCGCGGGCGTCTGCGCTTCGCTGGCCAGGCGCAGCGTGAGGGCGAACAGGGCCGCCGACAACGCATTGAGCAGCGCATGCCCGCCCAGTTGGTCGCCCAACGATTCGGCCCGCATCAAGCCCAGCAGGCCGGCGAGCTGCGCGGCGGTGGTCTGCGGCGGCGTCTCGCCAGCGGGCGCCGCGCGCACCACCAGCCGCTGCGGCAGGTAATCGCGCATCAGGCGGTCGTGCGGCGCGGCCAGCCGAAAGCGCCCGCACAGCATGTCGAGCCGGTCGCCGCCGCCGGCGTTTTCGCTGAGCGTGACGCGGCTCAGCGCAGCGCGCTCGACGGTGGGCAGCGGCGGCGCGCCGCTGCCGTCGTGCAGCACGTGCGTCGAGCCGTGCGGCAGCAGCACGATATCGCCGGGCCCCAGGCGTTGCGGCGCGTCGCCGCCCGGCGCCTCGAGGATCGCGGTGCCCTTGAGCACCACGTGATAGGGCATGTCGCCAGGCAAGATATCTTCATACACCGTGCGCCACGGCGCGCCATAGCTGCAGCGATATTCGAGCTCGCCGGTCACGGTCATCATCGCGAGCAGGCGGCTCAACCAATCCATCGGGGGTGACATCGCAATCCTTAACGTGAGACGTATGAGCATTTTATTGAGCGATTACGGACTCATCAAGCTCATTTTTCGCCGTTACAGTGGAGGCTCCTTACATCACTCAACCAAGGAGTCCGACCATGAGCCGCATTGCCATCCCCGCTATCGAATCCGCCACCGGCGCCACCGCCGAAGCCTATGCCCTGGCCAAAAAGGCTGCCGGCGGCGTGCCCAACCTGTTTGCCGCGCTGGGCCACTTGACCCCCGAAGGGCTGAAGGCCTATCTGAACGCCGAAGGCGTGGTGGCCGCGGGCACCCTGAGCCGGCAAGACCGCGAAACGATCAAGCTGCTGGTCAGCGAAGTGGCGGGCTGCGACTATTGCGTGGCCGCGCACTCGCTGCTGGGCAAAATGGCCGGCCTGAAGCCCGACACGCTGCGCCAGATCCGCGCCGGCGAGGCCACCGGCGAGCCCCAGCGCGACGCACTGGCGCGATTCGTGCGCACCCTGGTGCAAACGCGCGGCACGGTGAGCGCCGACGCGGTCGAGGCGATTCGCGCGGCCGGCTACAGCGAGGTGCAACTGGCGGAGATCTCGCTGGTGATCGCGCTGACCGTGTTCACCAACCTGTTCAACCGCATCAACGACACCGAGGTGGATTTTCCACCGGTCGAATAAGGGCCGCGATCGGGCCGGGCGAGGTATAGTCGGGCGTGTGTGCCCCCTCGCCTCGTCGCCCTATCGATGGATCCCGCCAAAGCCCAGGAATTGAGCCGGAGCAAGCGCCAGGCGCTGCTCCTGCTGCTGCTTGCCGCCGCCGTGTTCGTCGGCACCGCGCTCGCGCCCAGGGGCCCGTGGGTCGACGGCGTGAAGGCGGTGGCCGAAGCGGCGATGGTCGGCGCACTGGCCGACTGGTTCGCGGTGGTCGCGCTGTTCCGGCGCGTGCCGCTGCCGGTGGTCGCCAGGCACACCGCCATCATCCCCCGCAACAAAGACCGCATCGCCGACAACCTCGCGCAGTTCGTGCGCGACAAATTTCTCGACGCGCCGTCGATCGTCGGGCTGATCCGCAGGCACGACCCGGCGCAGCGCATCGCGCAATGGCTGACGGCCCCCGCCAATACCGAATTGCTGGGCGGCTACGTGGCCACCCTCACCGCCGGCCTGCTGGAGCTGACCGACGACGCGCGCATCCAGCGCTTTATCCGGGATGCGCTGCACGCGCTGCTGGGCAAGCTCGATCTGTCGCAATCGATGGGCACGCTGCTCGACACGCTCACGCAGGACGGCCGGCACCAGAAGCTGCTCGACGCGGGCATCGCGCAATTCGTCGCACTGCTCGACAAACCCGAGACGCGCGCCTTCATCGCCGCGCGCATCGTCGAATGGCTCAAGCGCGAACATCCCAAAAAGGAACGCGTGCTGCCCACCGAATGGCTCGGCGAAAACGGCGCGGCAATGGTGGCCAAGGCGGTCAACTCGGTGCTCTCCGACATCAGCGCCAACCCGCGCCACGTACTGCGCGAACGCTTCGACGCGGCGGCCGCCACGCTGATCGACAAGCTCAAGACCGACCCGGCGTTTCTCGCCAAGGGCGAGCAGATCAAGCGCTACATCCAGGACGACCCGGCGCTCAATCGCTACATCGCGGAGCT
It contains:
- a CDS encoding carboxymuconolactone decarboxylase family protein; translated protein: MSRIAIPAIESATGATAEAYALAKKAAGGVPNLFAALGHLTPEGLKAYLNAEGVVAAGTLSRQDRETIKLLVSEVAGCDYCVAAHSLLGKMAGLKPDTLRQIRAGEATGEPQRDALARFVRTLVQTRGTVSADAVEAIRAAGYSEVQLAEISLVIALTVFTNLFNRINDTEVDFPPVE
- a CDS encoding DUF445 domain-containing protein gives rise to the protein MDPAKAQELSRSKRQALLLLLLAAAVFVGTALAPRGPWVDGVKAVAEAAMVGALADWFAVVALFRRVPLPVVARHTAIIPRNKDRIADNLAQFVRDKFLDAPSIVGLIRRHDPAQRIAQWLTAPANTELLGGYVATLTAGLLELTDDARIQRFIRDALHALLGKLDLSQSMGTLLDTLTQDGRHQKLLDAGIAQFVALLDKPETRAFIAARIVEWLKREHPKKERVLPTEWLGENGAAMVAKAVNSVLSDISANPRHVLRERFDAAAATLIDKLKTDPAFLAKGEQIKRYIQDDPALNRYIAELWGQLRRWLKDDITRGDSVLHARVAAAGQWLGKELATNAALREALNEHMETAARAMAPDFSAFLTRHISDTVKNWDAADMSRQIELHIGKDLQFIRINGTLVGGCIGLLLYLSSYAIEAVRAHLM
- a CDS encoding cupin domain-containing protein; translation: MSPPMDWLSRLLAMMTVTGELEYRCSYGAPWRTVYEDILPGDMPYHVVLKGTAILEAPGGDAPQRLGPGDIVLLPHGSTHVLHDGSGAPPLPTVERAALSRVTLSENAGGGDRLDMLCGRFRLAAPHDRLMRDYLPQRLVVRAAPAGETPPQTTAAQLAGLLGLMRAESLGDQLGGHALLNALSAALFALTLRLASEAQTPALGLLALAGQPRLAPALTAMFDDPAHPWTLPELAQRCHMSRATLARHFQDKVGRSASDLLTDLRMSLAANALKKPALSTEAVAEIVGYQSVAAFRRAFTQRTGMTPGEWRRHEGRDAAPHENSLQPI